The DNA region cttagtaacccgatgtttaccctggttacaagcgaacgcatcgttggatcggtgtcacacacaccgatccaacgatgacagcgggagatccagcgacgaaagaaagttccaaacgatctgctacgacgtacgattctcagcagggtccctgatcgctgctgcgtgtcagacacagcgatatcgtatggatatcgctggaacgtcacggatcgtaccgtcgtagcgacaaaagtgccactgtgagacggtacccttagggaatgAGAGTGCCCAGCAGAAGCATAGTTAGCATAAGGGGTTTTCCAGACTGGGAGGAGTTATAGATGGGTGTAGTGCAGAGCAGTTGGATATAGTGATGACACTTCCTGTTTAGTGAAGATTAGTGATGTAGCAGTGAGAGAAGACAGTCAGATAGCCACAGGGTTGAAGTTGTTGAGGCAAaaagggaccccaggcagagcagcgCGCAAGTGGTCATTATCTTATACGGTATACAAAAGACTGACAAGcacctcctaaggctactttcacacatcagctaTCAGTCATGCTGATTCCGGCGTCGcgacggatccggcgtaaattgtgaaaaactgatgaaacggatccattttttctgaCTAGCGGAACCAGCCAAAAACCAGATCCGTTTCATCAGTTTGTCATCCGTTTCGTCTgggttttttttatcctttttttacagatccggtttttaaaaccgcccatgggaggctcccaaaagtgattggctactgaaaacctatatatactgtgtttctacagcccatctgtgacaggttgtagaggagcaagtgaCGAAGATAGAAGacgtgatggcaaacattctgcAGATTAATGTGGATTTCACCGTGGAGGCGATCGTTTGAAAGCGATTGTTATGGAGGAGTgagagagacagcgcatcatgcgtctgcgccgacgtagtttgtggatccaccccatctctgcacagagaatgacacgtggggtgtatTCTACACTGTACATGGAGCTATGTGGAAACCCTGATACATTTTACTCATATGTGCGGATGAAATCCGAGAACTTTGATCTATTGGTGGAACGAATTGGACACCTCATCCGAAGAAGTGAAATGTATTGCCGCTTCTCAGTTTCActggcggagcgtctgatggtgactcttcggtaagccattgttattgtatctcctcctgttaaagcacacttataactgtaatgttgttgctggtagtttttaataattattttaattgtatctcctactgttaaagctgacttataatTGTAAggttattgctggtattttgtactcATTATCCCTTTTTTTtccacagatttcttgcaactggagaatcccttttgtCACTCCACttccagttcagacttgggatttccaccGTCTCCGGAATTGTGAAGCACCCATGTCatgcattgtgggactctttacatggcgagtttataccacatcccacaatggagagttggcCTGAAATAGCGGAAAAGTTTCAACAaatctgtcagtttcccaattgcttgggtgcagtggacgggaaacatatccgcatcgtgAAACCTGCTGGATCTGGATCGTAATATTTTAACtttaaaaaatatttctccattgtgctcatcGCCATCGCTGAATACAAATTTATACAAGTGGATATAGGGGCGTACTGTATGTATGGCCGGTCCAATGATTCACAAGTTTTAAaattgtctgcaatggggcgtcatctctatggaaacaccttccaatttccacccccAAAACCGCTGCCTGAAAGCTctggaccaccaatgccatttgtttgtgttggggatgaagccttccaaCTATTGGAACACCTGCTAAAAccatactccagtagtggattgacACCAACTAAAAGAATTTGTAAATACCGCCTCACACGAGcgcggagaatggtggagtgcactTTTGGGATTCTGACagccaaatggcgagttctgttgaccgctatcaacctgaagactaacactgttgacgaggtggtgaaagcttatgtggtcctgcacaattttgtgatatgcaaggaacatatttccattgatgaccactctgaagaaaccaccttgcatgATTATCGGACcattacgtatagaagttctgtgtcagtttccagaatgagggacaaatttgctgaatactttatttcacctcaaggaagagtagactggcaggatgagagagtttgaaaatTTTCTCTTGGACCTTCTaaccaaaaagtcattgactttcTTTAACCAAAGTATTTCACCTTCTTTACCCAAAGTTATGTacttggttgggttttacccaaagaatTTTACCTTCTTTACCCAAAGTTATGTACTTGGTTGGGTTTTAccgaaagtattttaccttctttacccACAGTATTTTACCTTGTTTTAACCAATGTATTTAACCTTATAGACCTtataaataaatgaaagacaaaatgTTTAACTAATAAACTGTTTTTTTATTAACCAATAAACTGTTTTTTTTATTAGCAAATTATTAAACAAAAATAATGTTATAAATTTAAATAGTGTGGGGTGGAGCTAATGCTGGATGGGCTGTCAAATTGGGACACCGacattgggagtgtggagagaggaatgtgatgGTAGTAGTGAAGGTAAAACAGGTGaaagggtggagaaagaaagaacGGGTGGACATGAAATCGGGAGTAGTattgggaatttggaaggtttgaggggtggagtggatggattgggaggcagaagaggtggtgggagGAGAAGAGGattgtgtttggggcatgatgggtgttgaaggagactggtggtagtgggcagggtgtAGAAGTGCGgatgatgtggttgggaactggtacgcggcgggatgctggtacggggcaggatgctggcacGGAGCAGGATGCTGGCACGGGGCATGATGttggtattgtataggaggggcagtggctggaggggggcaggTGCGGGAGGAACTACCGGGTGGGTGGAAGGGCTTGGGAGCTAACATGCACTGGAGCAGACTGGCAtgattgcattacatgcatctgctggtcagaaGATAGCTTCTCCATGCCCTTGAGTAATTTCTGCAAAAAGGTGTGGTTTGGAGATTTACGTGTATCTGAATGCATCCATCCAGgcgtgtgtgcaactcaagaatactgttgctgagcaaattaaatcctgcggtcgtttgctcagacaacagtttgagacagttctggatgGCTGCATTCAGATGCCAGAACTCGGGcgtatagctcttttcctgacccctctggcgctgctgcccagaacccacaggtgaactagaggtggcagcagcagaggggtggggtaaaggaaaagctatatcctcaccagcagattcatgcaacaCAGTCGGCCATGATGCTCCAGCACtagtggatgggaccgagggatcagatgtgagggaaggctgggaaggtgcagatgggccgggactgtcgaagtgtccctcggtggcggactcctgcgggatcaccccagaagggttcaacactGCAGGCTCCCTAGTGCTGCCAACGGTGCTGtggaataaagagaaaaaaatatataatatattgatattgcatggccctggctgaaaccccccaaaagatgttagacatgtaaacattttttattaaagggggtgggtaatatttaccttctgctcaccatcgttgACCGGAGGAACAACAGGGCGTTTGCATATTTGCACttactcctgcgtcctccagatccactcggggcccacatctctttgttgaactccttcttgaagtgATCCCTGATTGACTGCCACCGATTGACAATTCTCTCTCctgaaaagtgaaagcacaaattagttagtatacaacactttacatccagcaacataactgaactgtgaatacttacgcgcttgattctgggcccgaacattgaggtcctcccagttgtccacaagttgttggcatacttgctcccagagccGATGGGTCACAATGATATTGGCGTGG from Ranitomeya variabilis isolate aRanVar5 chromosome 3, aRanVar5.hap1, whole genome shotgun sequence includes:
- the LOC143817984 gene encoding uncharacterized protein LOC143817984 → MGSQLSSDSGARSRGAQSASQGCRRERQGGRHRASQRAPDSDGEEAGLDIDLLLLIRQREPLWNMGDHRHANIIVTHRLWEQVCQQLVDNWEDLNVRAQNQARERIVNRWQSIRDHFKKEFNKEMWAPSGSGGRRSKCKYANALLFLRSTMVSRSTVGSTREPAVLNPSGVIPQESATEGHFDSPGPSAPSQPSLTSDPSVPSTSAGASWPTVLHESAGEDIAFPLPHPSAAATSSSPVGSGQQRQRGQEKSYTPEFWHLNAAIQNCLKLLSEQTTAGFNLLSNSILELHTRLDGCIQIHVNLQTTPFCRNYSRAWRSYLLTSRCM